In the genome of Methylophaga nitratireducenticrescens, one region contains:
- the flhF gene encoding flagellar biosynthesis protein FlhF, with translation MKIKRFQAADVRQAIREVREVLGPDAVILSNTRVDGGVEIVAATDYDETQFRRQNNVPRPAAVTEEPKIEIDPVQPQAPAYVAPQQNIWSQEPTLVQMRKEIASLRDMLQNQLSDLTWKDMARQSPTQMQVLQRHMRMGTDVELAKQLVTASQGIDDLETAWRQSLGKLAAQIPLSDQDIIEKGGIMALVGPTGVGKTTTIAKLAARCALKHGARQVGLITTDCYRIGGQEQLRSYARILGVSLRVARNHQELGEALNDMLDRRFILIDTAGMNPRDMQLTQKIAMLTQHSPRIRHFLTLSATTQNSALNDIIKAFSHLKLSGCILTKTDESSSLGGAISAIIRHQLPLAYICDGQQVPEDLGLARPNSLVNQASELMQSEQQALDPHTVSSYGGFAAYG, from the coding sequence ATGAAAATTAAACGTTTCCAGGCGGCAGATGTACGTCAGGCTATCCGCGAAGTACGTGAAGTACTGGGTCCGGATGCCGTTATCCTCTCTAATACTCGCGTTGATGGTGGCGTAGAGATTGTGGCGGCTACAGATTACGATGAGACGCAATTCCGTCGTCAGAATAATGTTCCCCGTCCCGCAGCCGTCACAGAAGAACCCAAAATTGAAATCGATCCTGTTCAACCGCAAGCTCCTGCTTACGTTGCCCCACAACAAAATATCTGGTCGCAGGAACCCACTCTGGTTCAGATGCGCAAGGAAATTGCCAGTCTGCGGGATATGCTGCAAAACCAGCTATCTGATTTAACCTGGAAGGATATGGCAAGACAAAGTCCAACCCAGATGCAGGTTTTGCAACGGCATATGCGCATGGGAACAGATGTTGAACTCGCGAAACAATTGGTTACAGCCAGTCAGGGAATTGATGATCTGGAAACTGCCTGGCGTCAATCATTAGGCAAACTGGCTGCGCAGATCCCATTATCAGATCAGGACATTATTGAAAAAGGCGGCATTATGGCGCTGGTCGGGCCGACTGGTGTCGGTAAAACCACGACCATTGCCAAACTGGCGGCGCGTTGTGCATTGAAACATGGTGCACGCCAAGTGGGCCTGATTACCACTGACTGCTACCGAATCGGCGGTCAGGAGCAACTGCGAAGTTATGCCCGTATATTGGGAGTGTCTTTACGTGTCGCACGAAACCATCAGGAACTTGGTGAAGCACTGAACGATATGCTTGATCGGCGCTTTATACTGATCGATACTGCAGGTATGAATCCGCGTGATATGCAATTAACACAAAAAATAGCTATGTTAACTCAGCATTCTCCCCGCATCCGACATTTCCTCACGCTGTCTGCAACCACCCAAAATTCTGCTCTGAATGATATCATTAAGGCGTTTTCGCACCTTAAATTAAGCGGATGCATTCTGACTAAAACGGATGAAAGCAGCAGTCTGGGAGGCGCGATCTCTGCAATAATTCGTCATCAACTGCCTTTGGCCTATATCTGCGATGGTCAGCAAGTACCTGAAGATCTCGGTCTGGCACGACCTAACAGTTTGGTGAATCAGGCCAGCGAGTTGATGCAATCTGAACAACAAGCACTGGATCCTCATACAGTATCCAGTTACGGAGGTTTTGCCGCTTATGGCTGA
- a CDS encoding MinD/ParA family protein codes for MADAPLDQASGLRKMTHIPKPVKVIAIASGKGGVGKTNVTVNIGVALATQGKKVVLLDADLGLANIDVMLGLHPQFNLLHVLEGDKSLKEIMVDGPSGLQIIPAASGVKKMAELSPAEHAGMIQAFSELDDHIDILLIDSAAGIADSVVSFTKAAQEVIVVVCDEPASITDAYALIKLLSREHGVERFHIIANMGRSIQEGRELFDKISLVCDRFLDVTLNFMGIVPFDEDLRRAVKKQRSVVEFLPRSKSATAFQHLAKKIDYWPVAKQPRGNMEFFVERLIQASLEAG; via the coding sequence ATGGCTGATGCACCCCTGGACCAAGCAAGTGGTCTGCGAAAAATGACTCACATTCCGAAGCCGGTAAAAGTAATCGCTATTGCCAGTGGTAAAGGTGGTGTGGGTAAAACCAATGTGACAGTGAATATTGGTGTGGCACTTGCTACTCAAGGGAAAAAAGTCGTTCTACTCGACGCTGACCTGGGTTTGGCCAATATCGATGTGATGCTTGGCTTACACCCGCAATTCAATCTATTGCATGTTCTGGAGGGAGATAAAAGCCTGAAAGAAATTATGGTCGATGGACCGTCAGGACTACAGATTATTCCGGCGGCTTCCGGCGTAAAGAAAATGGCTGAACTCAGCCCGGCTGAACATGCAGGTATGATTCAAGCTTTCAGTGAACTGGATGATCACATTGATATCCTGCTTATCGACAGCGCAGCAGGTATTGCTGACAGCGTCGTCAGTTTTACCAAAGCGGCGCAGGAAGTCATCGTTGTTGTCTGTGATGAACCTGCCTCAATTACTGATGCCTATGCATTAATCAAATTACTGAGTCGTGAACATGGGGTTGAACGATTCCATATTATTGCCAATATGGGACGCAGTATTCAGGAAGGTCGTGAATTATTCGATAAAATCTCACTGGTTTGCGATCGCTTTTTGGATGTAACGTTAAATTTTATGGGAATTGTGCCTTTTGATGAAGATCTTCGTCGGGCAGTGAAAAAGCAACGTTCAGTGGTCGAGTTTTTACCACGCAGTAAATCTGCTACGGCATTTCAGCATCTGGCAAAAAAAATCGATTACTGGCCAGTCGCCAAACAACCGAGGGGAAATATGGAATTCTTTGTTGAACGTCTGATACAGGCCAGTCTGGAAGCAGGTTAG
- a CDS encoding RNA polymerase sigma factor FliA: protein MYSSQISELTQHQLIEQHGGLVKRIAYHLVARLPHTVEVNDLIQAGMIGLLDASHQYKASQGASFETYAGIRIRGAMLDEIRRNDWAPRSVHRKAREIAEVMHQLEQQLGRSPMDLEVADALEMTLDQYHQQLQDASGHQVFSLDDMTDNQLTDGDSFGSDDVGPAEITENNNFERALAEAIDGLPERERLLMSLYYNEELNLKEIGEVLGVSESRVSQIHTQTVVRLRSKLRDWMQ, encoded by the coding sequence ATGTATTCCAGCCAAATATCGGAACTCACTCAGCATCAGCTGATTGAACAGCATGGCGGCCTGGTTAAACGTATCGCTTATCATCTGGTGGCCCGCTTACCCCACACTGTTGAAGTAAATGATTTAATCCAGGCCGGCATGATTGGCCTGCTGGACGCTTCCCACCAGTATAAAGCCAGCCAGGGCGCCAGCTTCGAAACCTATGCGGGTATTCGTATCCGTGGTGCGATGCTTGATGAAATTCGGCGCAATGATTGGGCACCGCGTTCGGTACACCGCAAAGCTCGTGAAATTGCTGAAGTCATGCACCAGCTAGAACAGCAACTTGGCCGTTCACCAATGGATTTAGAGGTGGCTGATGCATTGGAAATGACACTTGATCAGTACCACCAGCAATTACAGGATGCATCAGGACACCAGGTATTCAGTCTGGATGATATGACGGATAATCAACTGACCGATGGTGACTCTTTCGGTAGTGATGATGTCGGCCCCGCTGAAATCACCGAGAATAACAATTTTGAACGCGCTCTTGCAGAAGCGATAGACGGTCTGCCCGAACGTGAGCGGCTATTAATGAGCCTATATTATAATGAAGAATTAAACTTAAAAGAAATTGGTGAAGTACTCGGCGTCAGTGAGTCACGTGTTAGTCAGATCCACACACAAACCGTGGTGAGATTGCGTAGTAAACTTCGCGATTGGATGCAGTAA
- the cheY gene encoding chemotaxis response regulator CheY has translation MKILIVDDFSTMRRIIKNLLRDLGFNNTIEADDGLTALPILNAGGIDFLVTDWNMPGMQGIDLLKTVRADPKLATLPVLMVTAETKREQIIEAAQAGVNGYIVKPFTAATLKEKIEKIFERINAQ, from the coding sequence ATGAAAATCCTTATTGTGGATGACTTTTCTACAATGCGACGGATTATCAAAAATCTATTACGTGATCTTGGCTTCAATAACACCATTGAAGCAGATGATGGTTTAACCGCCCTGCCCATATTAAACGCAGGTGGTATCGATTTCCTGGTAACCGACTGGAATATGCCCGGAATGCAAGGAATTGACTTGCTCAAAACTGTGCGAGCCGATCCCAAATTAGCGACTTTACCCGTGTTAATGGTTACTGCCGAAACAAAACGGGAACAAATCATTGAAGCTGCCCAGGCTGGCGTCAATGGTTATATTGTTAAACCCTTCACCGCTGCAACATTAAAAGAAAAAATCGAAAAAATATTCGAACGAATTAACGCACAATAA
- a CDS encoding protein phosphatase CheZ, whose amino-acid sequence MEALNKAEQLEAARALINAIEQDDEDRIKTELMALTNARESALFQQIGKLTRELHEALNNFKVDARLVDLTHNDMPDTRDRLNYVIQTTEEAAHKTLGYIDKTLPLANELKQTAAKLNESWQRFRNREMSATEFRDLSREIEAYLPVVNTHAGEIHNNLSEMTLAQGFQDLTGQVLRQVIGLVEEVENNLVKNLVKLVKVAGQSQQSGETKQVDPLKAEGPQINAKNKPNVVNNQDDVDDLLSSLGF is encoded by the coding sequence ATGGAAGCTCTGAATAAAGCAGAACAACTAGAAGCCGCCCGGGCCCTTATTAATGCGATTGAGCAGGATGACGAAGATCGTATTAAAACTGAATTAATGGCACTCACCAATGCTCGCGAAAGTGCATTATTTCAGCAAATTGGCAAATTGACTCGTGAGCTGCACGAAGCATTAAATAATTTCAAAGTAGATGCCCGACTGGTCGATCTGACGCACAACGATATGCCGGATACCCGGGATCGTCTGAACTACGTTATTCAAACCACTGAAGAAGCGGCACACAAAACATTAGGTTATATCGATAAAACCCTGCCTTTGGCTAATGAATTGAAACAAACTGCCGCTAAGCTCAATGAAAGCTGGCAACGCTTTCGAAATCGGGAGATGTCAGCAACAGAATTCCGTGATTTGAGCCGGGAAATTGAAGCTTACTTACCTGTGGTGAATACGCATGCTGGGGAGATCCACAATAACTTATCTGAAATGACGCTGGCACAGGGCTTTCAGGACTTAACCGGACAAGTTTTACGCCAGGTCATTGGACTGGTCGAAGAAGTTGAAAACAATCTGGTAAAAAATCTGGTAAAACTGGTTAAGGTGGCAGGACAATCTCAGCAAAGTGGAGAAACGAAACAAGTCGATCCATTAAAAGCAGAAGGACCGCAGATAAATGCTAAAAATAAACCGAATGTGGTCAACAACCAGGATGATGTGGATGATTTGTTATCCAGTCTTGGTTTTTAG